The following are encoded together in the Zingiber officinale cultivar Zhangliang chromosome 8A, Zo_v1.1, whole genome shotgun sequence genome:
- the LOC122010087 gene encoding uncharacterized protein LOC122010087, protein MAGRAARLVMVASFLAGLASWYYAVYIRPPAPTPCGSEGGPPVTATRIRLRDGRFLAYSETGVARGTAAYKIVLAHGFGGSRLDAPRVSPGLLEELRIYMVGYDRAGFGESDPNPNRSLRSEASDITELADALELGPRFYLVGFSLGGHAVWASIKYIPGRLAGAALMAPVINYRWPGFPSNLSNEVYKKQQLGDQWALRVAYYAPWLLHWWMNQPWLPQSTVIKGTTHLPNRLDEQIHQYAIANKLFEERRKLATQQGVQESFYRDMAVMFGKWEFDPMELSQPPFPVHIWQGDEDGLVPVTLQRYISSHLSWIEYHELEATGHYLAAVEGLGDVMLKALLVESFAR, encoded by the exons ATGGCAGGGCGAGCTGCAAGGCTGGTCATGGTGGCGTCCTTCTTGGCCGGGCTGGCGAGCTGGTACTACGCAGTGTACATCAGGCCGCCGGCGCCCACGCCGTGCGGATCGGAAGGCGGGCCGCCGGTGACCGCCACGCGGATCCGGCTCCGGGACGGGCGGTTCTTGGCCTACTCGGAGACGGGGGTGGCGAGGGGGACCGCTGCGTACAAGATCGTTTTAGCCCATGGGTTCGGAGGGTCCAGGCTCGACGCCCCTCGCGTCTCTCCG GGACTGTTAGAAGAACTGCGTATTTATATGGTGGGTTACGATCGAGCTGGTTTTGGAGAAAGTGATCCTAATCCGAATCGCTCATTGAGGAGCGAAGCATCAGACATCACAGAGCTGGCAGATGCTTTGGAGTTGGGCCCTCGGTTTTACTTGGTTGGCTTCTCCTTGGGTGGTCATGCTGTTTGGGCATCAATCAAGTACATTCCAGGAAG GCTTGCTGGAGCAGCACTTATGGCACCTGTTATAAACTACAGATGGCCTGGGTTCCCAAGCAATCTGTCAAATGAGGTTTACAAAAAACAACAGCTTGGAGATCAATGGGCGCTAAGAGTTGCATACTACGCCCCATGGTTGCTTCACTGGTGGATGAACCAGCCATGGTTACCCCAATCCACTGTCATCAAAGGCACGACTCATCTGCCCAACCGCTTGGATGAACAAATTCATCAATATGCCATCGCCAACAAACTATTCGAAGAG AGGAGGAAGCTAGCCACTCAACAAGGCGTTCAAGAGTCATTTTATAGGGACATGGCGGTTATGTTTGGCAAGTGGGAATTTGATCCAATGGAGCTCTCACAACCACCGTTTCCAGTTCATATATGGCAAGGCGACGAAGACGGATTGGTGCCGGTGACACTGCAACGATACATCAGCAGTCATCTCAGTTGGATCGAGTACCATGAATTGGAGGCCACAGGACACTATCTCGCAGCTGTGGAGGGATTGGGCGATGTGATGCTTAAGGCCTTGCTGGTGGAATCATTTGCGAGGTGA